In Paracoccus fistulariae, a single window of DNA contains:
- the rpsI gene encoding 30S ribosomal protein S9 — protein MAEDIKTLDDLKSVVSGTEAAAETAVAREPQRDQQGRAYATGKRKDAVARVWVKPGSGKVSVNGKDINEYFARPVLQMILRQPFEVAGVVGQYDVQATVKGGGLSGQAGAVKHGISQALQLHEPSLRAALKAAGFLTRDSRVVERKKYGKAKARRSFQFSKR, from the coding sequence ATGGCTGAAGATATCAAAACTCTCGACGATCTGAAGTCGGTCGTCTCGGGCACCGAGGCCGCCGCCGAAACCGCAGTTGCGCGTGAGCCGCAGCGCGACCAGCAGGGCCGCGCCTATGCGACCGGCAAGCGTAAGGACGCTGTCGCCCGCGTGTGGGTGAAGCCGGGTTCGGGCAAGGTCTCGGTCAATGGCAAGGACATCAACGAATATTTCGCGCGTCCGGTTCTGCAGATGATCCTGCGCCAGCCGTTCGAAGTGGCCGGCGTTGTCGGTCAGTATGATGTGCAGGCCACGGTGAAGGGCGGCGGTCTGTCCGGTCAGGCCGGCGCCGTGAAGCACGGCATCAGCCAGGCGCTGCAGCTGCACGAGCCTTCGCTGCGCGCCGCGCTGAAAGCGGCAGGCTTCCTGACCCGCGACTCGCGTGTCGTTGAACGGAAGAAATACGGTAAGGCCAAAGCCCGCCGTTCGTTCCAGTTCTCGAAGCGCTGA
- the rplM gene encoding 50S ribosomal protein L13, producing the protein MKTYTAKPAEIEKKWILIDAEGVVLGRLATIVANRLRGKHKPTYTPHMDMGDNVIIINADKVQMTGKKRDDKKYYWHTGHPGGIKHRTARQILEGAHPERVVFKAVERMISRNKLGKQQMTNLRVYAGAEHPHEAQQPEVLDVKVLNAKNTRSA; encoded by the coding sequence ATGAAAACCTATACCGCGAAACCGGCGGAGATCGAGAAGAAGTGGATCCTGATCGACGCCGAGGGCGTCGTTCTGGGCCGTCTTGCTACGATCGTCGCCAATCGCCTGCGCGGCAAGCACAAGCCGACCTATACCCCGCATATGGATATGGGCGACAACGTCATCATCATCAACGCCGACAAGGTGCAGATGACCGGCAAGAAGCGCGACGACAAGAAATATTACTGGCACACTGGCCACCCGGGCGGCATCAAGCACCGCACCGCGCGCCAGATCCTGGAAGGCGCCCACCCCGAGCGTGTCGTCTTCAAAGCTGTCGAGCGCATGATCAGCCGCAACAAACTGGGCAAGCAGCAGATGACCAATCTGCGCGTCTATGCCGGTGCCGAGCACCCGCATGAGGCACAGCAGCCCGAAGTTCTGGACGTGAAGGTCCTGAACGCCAAGAACACCCGGAGCGCGTGA
- a CDS encoding PaaI family thioesterase yields the protein MDVVMDAEAMNAFLATEFPQVNGQFRVDHVGEEGVTARLLVNDSHLRPGGTISGPSMFALADVSIYCVVLSRIGKVALAVTTNASIDFLRKPVAGKDLLAKCRLLKLGRALAVADALIYSEGSDDPVARCSMTYSIPPKR from the coding sequence ATGGACGTGGTGATGGATGCCGAGGCGATGAACGCGTTTCTGGCGACCGAGTTTCCGCAGGTAAACGGGCAGTTCCGGGTCGATCATGTCGGGGAAGAGGGCGTTACGGCCCGCCTGTTGGTGAATGACAGCCATCTGCGCCCCGGTGGCACGATCAGCGGGCCATCCATGTTCGCGCTGGCCGATGTCTCTATCTATTGTGTGGTGCTGTCGCGGATCGGCAAGGTGGCCCTTGCGGTGACGACCAACGCCTCGATCGATTTCCTGCGCAAGCCGGTGGCGGGCAAGGATCTGCTGGCGAAATGCCGGTTGCTGAAACTGGGCCGGGCTTTGGCCGTGGCGGATGCGCTGATCTATTCCGAGGGCAGCGACGATCCGGTGGCGCGCTGTTCCATGACCTATTCGATTCCGCCGAAAAGGTAG
- a CDS encoding enoyl-CoA hydratase encodes MEALVLRQNQGHVARLVLNSPANYNALSQEMIAALSAAFTQIAGDDTVRAVILAAHGKAFCAGHDLRQMQAARSADDGGRAAYADLFSSCARMMQMIPALPQPVIAEVQGIATAAGCQLVASCDLAVAAEGLRFGVNGVNIGLFCSTPMVALSRAIPAKAAFEMLTTGDFILSDRALQLGLLNRVLPADQLSDGTMEMAQQIASKLPEAVRMGKRAFYEQLRQGLDAAYQTGGDAICANMMLPDTDEGITAFLEKRPPRWAGH; translated from the coding sequence ATGGAAGCGTTGGTTTTGCGTCAGAATCAGGGCCATGTCGCGCGATTGGTCCTGAACAGCCCGGCCAATTACAACGCCCTGTCGCAGGAAATGATCGCGGCCCTGTCCGCCGCCTTTACGCAGATTGCGGGGGACGACACGGTCCGCGCGGTCATTCTTGCGGCGCATGGAAAGGCCTTTTGCGCGGGCCACGATCTGCGGCAGATGCAGGCAGCGCGTTCGGCGGATGATGGCGGGCGCGCGGCCTATGCGGATCTGTTCAGCAGTTGCGCCCGGATGATGCAGATGATTCCCGCCCTACCCCAGCCCGTCATTGCCGAAGTTCAGGGCATCGCCACCGCTGCGGGCTGTCAGCTGGTCGCCTCTTGCGATCTGGCCGTTGCGGCCGAAGGTCTGCGCTTTGGCGTCAATGGGGTGAATATCGGGCTGTTCTGTTCCACCCCCATGGTCGCGCTGAGCCGGGCGATCCCCGCCAAGGCCGCCTTCGAGATGCTGACCACCGGCGATTTTATCCTGTCGGATCGGGCATTGCAGTTGGGTCTGCTGAACCGTGTTCTGCCCGCCGATCAGCTGTCGGATGGAACGATGGAGATGGCGCAGCAGATCGCGTCAAAACTGCCCGAGGCGGTGCGCATGGGCAAACGCGCCTTTTATGAACAGCTTCGGCAGGGGCTGGACGCGGCCTATCAGACCGGCGGTGACGCGATCTGCGCGAATATGATGCTGCCCGACACGGATGAGGGGATCACGGCATTTCTGGAAAAACGGCCACCCCGCTGGGCCGGTCACTGA
- the murD gene encoding UDP-N-acetylmuramoyl-L-alanine--D-glutamate ligase, with the protein MIPVQGVENQTIAVLGLGRSGKATAAALAAGGANVIAWDDGQDTREAAEADGLRIVDLTRDDAWHGVAALIVSPGIPHLYPRPHPVIAKAYELSIPVDNDIGLFFRSYASADWDGFDRMPRVIAVTGSNGKSTTTALIHHILTEAGRPTQMGGNIGTGVLSLEPAIDGEVVVLELSSYQTDLARALTPDVAVFTNLTPDHLDRHAGLGGYFAAKRRLFAEGGPDRAVIGVDEVEGLYLADQLAMGPADDRVIRVSSGKKLDRAAWSVFARKGFLAEYRKGRQAGSIDLRKITGLPGAHNHQNACAAYAACRALGLAPREIEAAFASFSGLPHRSQTVAEIGGVRYVNDSKATNVDSAAKALQAFDRIHWIAGGLGKEGGIADLVPYLQRVTKAYLIGHSARDFALEVGQTPHEVVDTMEAAVARAHAEAQQGDTVLLAPAAASFDQYPNFEKRGEHFTALVLALKDQ; encoded by the coding sequence ATGATCCCGGTTCAAGGCGTCGAAAATCAGACCATCGCCGTGCTGGGTCTTGGCCGCTCGGGCAAGGCGACGGCGGCTGCGCTGGCGGCGGGCGGGGCGAATGTCATCGCCTGGGATGACGGGCAGGACACGCGCGAGGCTGCCGAGGCCGACGGCCTGCGGATCGTCGATCTGACGCGCGACGATGCCTGGCATGGCGTTGCCGCGCTGATCGTCAGCCCCGGAATCCCGCATCTTTACCCCCGGCCGCATCCGGTCATCGCCAAGGCCTATGAGCTGTCGATCCCGGTGGATAACGATATCGGGCTGTTCTTTCGCAGCTATGCCAGCGCGGATTGGGACGGGTTCGACCGCATGCCTCGGGTGATTGCTGTCACCGGATCGAATGGCAAATCGACGACGACGGCGCTGATTCACCATATCCTGACCGAAGCCGGTCGTCCGACGCAGATGGGTGGCAATATCGGAACGGGTGTTCTGTCGCTGGAACCCGCCATTGATGGCGAGGTCGTGGTGCTGGAATTGTCCAGCTATCAGACCGATCTGGCCCGCGCGCTGACCCCGGATGTCGCGGTCTTTACCAATCTGACCCCCGATCATCTGGATCGCCACGCCGGTCTGGGCGGCTATTTCGCGGCCAAGCGTCGGCTGTTCGCCGAAGGCGGGCCGGATCGCGCCGTGATCGGCGTCGATGAGGTCGAGGGGCTTTATCTGGCAGATCAACTGGCGATGGGTCCGGCGGATGATCGGGTGATCCGCGTGTCCTCGGGCAAAAAGCTGGACCGCGCGGCCTGGTCGGTCTTTGCGCGCAAGGGTTTTCTGGCCGAATATCGCAAGGGGCGGCAGGCGGGCTCGATCGATCTGCGCAAGATTACCGGCCTGCCAGGCGCGCATAATCATCAGAACGCCTGTGCCGCTTATGCCGCCTGCCGTGCATTGGGCCTTGCCCCGCGCGAGATCGAGGCCGCTTTTGCCAGCTTTTCCGGCCTGCCGCATCGCAGCCAGACCGTCGCCGAGATCGGCGGTGTTCGCTATGTCAACGACTCCAAGGCAACGAATGTGGATTCGGCGGCCAAGGCGCTGCAGGCCTTTGACAGGATCCATTGGATCGCAGGCGGTTTGGGCAAAGAGGGCGGGATAGCCGATCTGGTCCCGTATCTGCAGCGCGTGACCAAGGCCTATCTGATCGGCCACTCAGCCCGCGACTTCGCGCTGGAAGTCGGTCAGACGCCGCATGAGGTGGTCGACACGATGGAGGCTGCCGTTGCCCGCGCCCATGCCGAGGCGCAGCAGGGCGACACCGTGCTGCTGGCGCCCGCCGCCGCCAGCTTTGACCAATATCCCAATTTCGAAAAGCGGGGCGAGCATTTCACCGCATTGGTGCTGGCGCTGAAGGATCAGTGA
- the mraY gene encoding phospho-N-acetylmuramoyl-pentapeptide-transferase: protein MLYWLSSLSEGGDLFNLFRYITFRAGAAFFTALIFGFMFGKPLIGYLRRVQKKGQPIRDDGPETHFAKAGTPTMGGILILSALFVSTLLWARLDNGYVWIVLLVTAGYAAIGFADDYAKVSKNNTKGVSGRVRMGLGLALALLASGWAMYLHPAGLSGQLALPVFKDVLVNLGLFFIPFGMLVIVGAANAVNLTDGLDGLAIMPVMIAASTLGVIAYTVGRVDFTEYLGVHHVPGTGEILIFVAALVGGGLGFLWYNAPPAAVFMGDTGSLALGGALGAIAVVTKHEIVLAIVGGLFVVEALSVIIQVLYFKRTGKRVFLMAPIHHHFEKKGWGEAQIVIRFWIIALILALIGLATLKLR, encoded by the coding sequence ATGCTGTATTGGCTCAGCAGCCTTTCCGAAGGGGGCGACCTCTTCAACCTGTTCCGCTATATCACCTTCCGGGCGGGTGCGGCATTTTTCACCGCTCTGATCTTTGGCTTCATGTTCGGCAAGCCGCTGATCGGCTATCTGCGGCGGGTCCAGAAAAAGGGTCAGCCAATCCGCGATGACGGGCCAGAGACGCATTTCGCCAAGGCGGGCACCCCGACCATGGGCGGTATCCTGATCCTGTCGGCGCTGTTCGTATCCACGCTGCTCTGGGCGCGGCTGGACAATGGCTATGTCTGGATCGTGCTGCTGGTGACGGCGGGCTATGCCGCCATCGGCTTTGCCGACGATTACGCCAAGGTCAGCAAGAACAACACCAAAGGTGTCTCGGGCCGGGTGCGGATGGGGCTTGGCCTTGCGCTGGCGCTGCTGGCCTCGGGCTGGGCGATGTATCTGCATCCTGCGGGGCTCAGCGGTCAGTTGGCCTTGCCGGTGTTCAAGGACGTGCTGGTCAATCTGGGCCTCTTCTTCATCCCCTTCGGCATGCTGGTGATCGTGGGCGCGGCCAATGCGGTCAACCTGACCGATGGGCTGGACGGGCTGGCCATCATGCCGGTGATGATAGCGGCATCCACGCTGGGCGTGATTGCCTATACCGTGGGGCGGGTGGACTTTACCGAATATCTGGGCGTTCACCATGTTCCCGGCACGGGCGAAATCCTGATCTTCGTCGCCGCTCTGGTCGGTGGGGGCTTGGGCTTTCTGTGGTATAACGCGCCGCCCGCCGCAGTCTTCATGGGCGATACCGGATCGCTGGCCCTGGGCGGGGCGCTTGGCGCCATCGCCGTGGTGACAAAGCACGAGATCGTGCTGGCCATCGTCGGCGGCCTTTTCGTGGTCGAGGCGCTGTCGGTCATCATTCAGGTGCTGTATTTCAAGCGCACCGGCAAGCGTGTCTTCCTGATGGCGCCGATCCACCACCATTTCGAGAAGAAGGGATGGGGCGAGGCGCAGATCGTCATCCGCTTCTGGATCATCGCGCTGATCCTGGCGCTGATCGGGCTGGCGACGCTGAAGCTGAGGTGA
- a CDS encoding UDP-N-acetylmuramoyl-tripeptide--D-alanyl-D-alanine ligase, with the protein MSLWTASDAAAATQGQAVGDWHITGISIDTRTIQPGDLFVALKDSRDGHDFVAQALEKGAAAAMVSRIPEGVSPDAPLLIVSDVLPALEALGRAGRQRMAGKVIAITGSVGKTSTKEMARIALAGQGQIHAAEASYNNHWGVPLTLARMPQDTDFAIIEIGMSNPGEIAPLSRLARPHVAMITTVAAAHLEAFESLDGIAREKGAIFQGLEPVGTAVLPEELPVTPILRDCADAAGAVVLGFGQHGMARLVHAKPEGEALTCRARITGETVDFTLNTTGTHFAVNAVGVLAALSAAGADLQQAARGIADWQPPKGRGAVEDLGDIRLIDDAFNANPTSLSAGLATLAALPGNRRVAILGDMLELGPQEAQMHRDVATDPAMAAIDLVHSAGPRMRHLHEALPKDKRGLWTETAAELAAQVRELLTAGDIVLVKGSKSSKVSAVVDALRKSVQTPTP; encoded by the coding sequence ATGAGCCTGTGGACCGCAAGCGATGCGGCGGCGGCCACGCAGGGGCAGGCTGTCGGGGACTGGCACATCACCGGAATCTCTATCGACACCCGCACGATACAGCCGGGCGATCTGTTCGTTGCGCTGAAGGACAGTCGCGATGGCCATGATTTTGTGGCGCAGGCGCTGGAAAAAGGCGCTGCCGCCGCCATGGTCAGCCGCATTCCCGAAGGCGTAAGCCCGGACGCGCCCTTGCTGATCGTGTCCGACGTCCTTCCCGCGCTGGAAGCACTGGGCCGCGCCGGTCGGCAGCGGATGGCGGGCAAGGTCATCGCCATCACCGGATCGGTGGGCAAGACCTCGACCAAGGAAATGGCGCGGATCGCGCTGGCGGGGCAGGGGCAGATCCACGCGGCCGAGGCCAGCTATAACAACCATTGGGGCGTGCCGCTGACTTTGGCCCGCATGCCGCAGGACACCGATTTCGCCATTATCGAGATTGGCATGAGCAATCCGGGAGAGATCGCGCCGCTGTCGCGTCTGGCCCGTCCGCATGTCGCGATGATCACCACCGTGGCCGCCGCCCATCTTGAGGCCTTCGAGTCGCTGGATGGCATTGCGCGCGAGAAAGGGGCGATCTTTCAGGGGCTGGAGCCTGTCGGCACCGCCGTCCTGCCCGAGGAATTGCCCGTCACCCCGATCCTGCGCGACTGTGCGGATGCGGCCGGGGCGGTCGTTCTGGGCTTTGGCCAGCACGGCATGGCGCGTCTGGTCCATGCAAAACCCGAAGGCGAGGCTCTGACCTGCCGCGCGCGCATCACTGGCGAGACGGTCGATTTCACGCTGAACACCACCGGCACCCATTTCGCGGTGAATGCGGTGGGCGTGCTGGCCGCGCTGTCGGCAGCGGGGGCCGATCTGCAACAAGCCGCGCGGGGCATTGCCGACTGGCAGCCGCCCAAAGGGCGCGGCGCGGTCGAGGATCTGGGCGATATCCGCCTGATCGACGATGCCTTCAACGCCAATCCGACCTCGCTTTCCGCCGGTCTTGCCACGCTGGCCGCCTTGCCGGGCAACCGTCGCGTCGCGATTCTGGGCGACATGCTGGAGCTTGGCCCGCAAGAGGCGCAGATGCATCGCGATGTTGCCACCGATCCGGCGATGGCCGCGATCGATCTGGTCCACAGTGCCGGGCCGCGCATGCGCCACCTGCACGAGGCGCTGCCCAAGGACAAGCGCGGCCTCTGGACCGAGACCGCCGCCGAACTGGCCGCACAGGTTCGGGAACTATTAACTGCCGGCGATATCGTGCTGGTGAAAGGGTCGAAATCCTCGAAGGTTTCGGCCGTGGTTGACGCTCTGCGAAAATCGGTGCAGACGCCCACGCCTTGA